The Mytilus edulis chromosome 5, xbMytEdul2.2, whole genome shotgun sequence genomic interval ATTCGAAGTATGAATTTATCATTGAAGCAATAATTCATTTTTCTTGTTATTTACTTTTTGAAGTTGGTGTACATTTCTTATACTGatactatgttttattttacgATTTGACTCTTTGGGATGTTGTTAAATGCTCAATGAAAAATATacttgtctctttggcaatcacaccacattcCCTAATTGTACATTGCAGTGTATATTAGACAATGCAGATGTCTACATCGAATTAGCTAGAGTTGTTCACCCATTTTGTTTTACACAATGATTCTGCTCACAAAAGAATGTCTTCAAACATCTATTTTTTTACCTTATGATGACAAAAAATGGAATTCAAGAAAAAAACTTGTATTTTACTTGGCCAGTATGGTTTTAAATAGTATTCAACGTTGCAAATTTCTATAAATAATTATGTAAAAGTTTACTTTGTTCAGGTACCAGgcatataatttaatacgccagacacgcattTCGTCTAAACATGACTCAATAGTGGATCTCAGTTCAAAATAGctagaaagccaaacaagcacaaaattgaagagcattgatcaCCCAAAATTAcagaaagttgtgccaaatacggctaaagttacctatgcctgggataagaaattcataagtatttcgaataattcatactctTGCAAACAGTAAGACTTTTGTGAGTTAAATGATTGTGTAATGGGGGACAACTCTAGCTAATTCGTTGAGTCTAATATACAATGCAATGTAAAATAAgtaaatgtgatatgattgccaatgagacaagtacCCAACAAATATTACAGTTCTTCTATAGAAATTTCCGTATTACTTTGCAAACTGCCGGAGTGAATAGAACGTTTTAACCCCAACAAGTAGGACACCAATAACCTCATCTTTTAAAATAACACATAAAATTTGCAGGATGTGGTGATGGATATTATTGGTAATGACGGTATTTTACTCGGAAGCAACTTTGACAtggaggtcaaggtaaaaaaccAATCTAAAGATAATAAAGTACGGACCATCACAGTTCTAGATATAGGCGTAGAACCAAAGCGCTATACTGGTAAAACTGGTGACGAATTTGCTGAAAAGCGGTATAAAGACATCCGATTGAAATATGAAGAAGGTATcaacttaagtttttttttaaatttcttcgatgttgtatatttttcatttaatgcaaaataaacaaaaccatGAGTCCTCTTTATGCCAAAGATATGAGGAGGCATTTGTGGTTGGGTCAAATAAAATTGTTCCTTATAAATGTACAAACACCATGTTTTTATACACCTTTGTTTAATagagttgaaataaaaaaagtcacaaatattATCAATCCAGTCATTGAATGTACTCCCAGTTATCAATTTAAGAACGGGAGTATGTATCTCTAAATgacttaattaaaataaataaatacatgcgTGGACTTTCTTTTGCTTTTAGAGGAAACATTTAAGTTTACACTAAAACCGGATGACTACCTGGACTATCTCACAGAGCAGTACATGATGAATATAACTGCTACCGCTCAAGTCAAAGAGACTGGCAAAGTACATACTAGAGAAGAAGATTACAGACTCAGAAGGCCAGATATAGAAGTTGAGGTATTGCAATAATAGACCAAgtaattattgataaaaatagaTATTAGGATGCATGCAAGAAAAGTCTTGCACATCATAGGAATGCAAAAAATACACAAATGCTTTTTATATCATTTGCAATCTTCAtatatgtaaaatgaaaacattgttacatgttTGTAGAAGTATTATTACGATGGAGCTTTGACGTTTTCTAGTTAAAGTTTCAAGGTCACCCAACTTTTAATAATTGGGTACCAGAAAAGAGTTTTATTATACTATGAAGATAAAGTAGAAGAGCAAAAGTACCGAATTCCaaaattaaacctggttttatatatagctagctaaacctctcacttgcatgacagtctaATTATTTAGAATGTATATGCTATCGCTTAAATCATGTATTTTATCAATATGAAACCATCTAATATATTTTAGGCtccaaaatatggaaaaacaTATAAACCGTTTGAAATAAACGTATCTCTGAAAAATCCGTTATCTAAACCAATGACTAAATGTGTTGTTCATGTGGAAGCTAACGGTATAGTGAACGTAGAGGAAAAAATCAGGTAAGACTGTGCATAGTGTTAGTCCGTTAATATGTTCGTTCCTAAATAGGTTCTTACCAATTTGATGAATACCGACAAACCTTCaagaaaataatttaaaggaGACAATTCCTTTTTAAGGATGATCCTTCTGAGATAAAGTTCAATCGTCAAAAGTGACAAAAGTACAAATTGCACCAAAATTTGAGTTCATGTAattttatgatgtgaaaatatgtcaCCTTTAGTTACACAAAGTCAAAGAAATGTTTCAGTAACACACTTAGGTTTGAATAACTGTCTGGACATGTTGAACACACATAGATTTTTAGATGAATGGTTGGTATCAAAAGCTTTATGTGATATTCTGGCTTGGTAAGTactcaaacaaatatatatatgagtaTTGAATATCAAGCTATGCATTAGCTTAATCATACATGTGTCGTCTTATGTTTCAACAAATACGACAAGTTTTAATAGTGTCAAACCACGAGGGTATATTTTCATGACAAGACCTTTTCAGTGCAAAGAAGGGTCTCCCTGTGAGTAATGCCCGACACCTCTCATATTAAGTTTGTAATTTGTCACAAAAATGTTCGAATACCTATTACGTTATCCTAATTGCCTCGAAAAAAACTTACACGCCCCTGTATATTATTAATTGTTAAATAGGTTgaaacacttcggtgttgacacgaatatcaataatgtggtcatttttataaatttcctgtttataaaactttgaagttttcgaaaaactaaggattttttttattccaggcataaattaccttaggcgtatttggcacaactttttgaaatttttgatcctcaatgctcttcaactttgtacttgtttggcgttataaatattttgatatgagcgtcactgatgagtcttatatagacgaaacgcgcgtctggtgtactaaattataatcctggtacctttgataactattgaaaatCGTAATATCGGTATCCCTATCTAACAGATGTTAATCAATCAACTTAAcggaaatattttaacaaaaaaaataattttgttgctcATAGAAcgagaacaaaatttaaaatttatagtcataccaaacacttatcaaaaCTGGTATATATCAAAAAGAGAAAGATAAGATATAACACTTAATAAGTAAACATGGAATAACAAAATATCTAAACAAATTGTATCAACA includes:
- the LOC139525176 gene encoding hemocyte protein-glutamine gamma-glutamyltransferase-like; this encodes MDIIGNDGILLGSNFDMEVKVKNQSKDNKVRTITVLDIGVEPKRYTGKTGDEFAEKRYKDIRLKYEEEETFKFTLKPDDYLDYLTEQYMMNITATAQVKETGKVHTREEDYRLRRPDIEVEAPKYGKTYKPFEINVSLKNPLSKPMTKCVVHVEANGIVNVEEKIR